The Pseudosulfitobacter pseudonitzschiae genome includes a region encoding these proteins:
- a CDS encoding TIGR00730 family Rossman fold protein gives MQKSVCVFCGSRTGADPEFAAQATALGTALADNDWRLVYGAGDVGLMGTVARAAQMAGGDTFGVIPAHLVAWEVGKVDLTRYIVTETMHERKKVMFMNCDAVVLLPGGAGSLDEIFEVLTWRQLGLHEKPVVVLNSNGYWDPFIQLLQHVVDQGFADASLLDYIIPVPDAAAAAAALRDALS, from the coding sequence ATGCAAAAATCTGTCTGTGTTTTCTGCGGCTCGCGCACCGGTGCCGATCCCGAATTTGCCGCACAGGCCACCGCCTTGGGAACGGCGCTGGCTGATAACGACTGGCGGCTGGTCTATGGCGCAGGCGATGTGGGCCTGATGGGCACCGTGGCGCGCGCGGCCCAAATGGCGGGCGGCGACACCTTTGGGGTGATCCCCGCGCATCTGGTCGCATGGGAGGTCGGCAAGGTCGATCTGACCCGCTATATCGTCACCGAAACCATGCACGAGCGCAAAAAAGTCATGTTCATGAACTGCGATGCTGTCGTTCTGTTGCCCGGTGGTGCCGGATCTCTGGACGAGATTTTCGAGGTACTGACGTGGCGCCAGCTGGGCCTGCATGAAAAGCCGGTAGTTGTTTTGAATTCAAATGGTTACTGGGACCCGTTCATCCAGTTGTTACAACATGTGGTTGATCAGGGCTTTGCCGACGCCAGCCTGCTGGACTATATCATTCCGGTGCCTGACGCCGCCGCCGCCGCCGCTGCCCTGCGCGACGCCCTGTCCTGA
- the rarD gene encoding EamA family transporter RarD has translation MSSTPLILSPQTKGVLAGIGACTIWGLSPIFYKLVDHVPAIEVLAHRTVWSLVFFGGVLALQGRLGQVRQAMDTRAKFVTLALASLMIATNWFLFIWAVGAGRTTESSLGYYILPLVAVVIGRVVFGEALKPSQWVAVALATGAVVLLTVGLQAPPWIALTLAISFGFYALIKKRLDVGPVVSVTAEVLLMLPIALIVLLQSEHTGGSAFHAGPLTMGVLLVSGPVTALPLILFSYAARRVRMTSLGLVQYLNPTLQFACAVFVFSEPFTGWHKIAFGLIWIALVIYAASMFAQDRASRRAAAAAAASGTGMI, from the coding sequence ATGAGCAGCACCCCCCTGATCCTGTCGCCGCAGACCAAAGGCGTTCTGGCCGGTATCGGCGCTTGCACCATCTGGGGGCTGTCGCCGATCTTTTACAAACTGGTCGACCATGTGCCCGCCATCGAAGTGCTGGCGCACCGCACGGTGTGGTCTTTGGTGTTCTTCGGTGGCGTTCTGGCGTTGCAGGGGCGTCTGGGGCAGGTTCGTCAGGCGATGGATACGCGGGCCAAATTCGTCACGCTGGCGCTGGCGTCGCTGATGATTGCCACCAACTGGTTCCTGTTTATCTGGGCCGTGGGGGCAGGGCGCACCACCGAAAGTAGTCTGGGCTATTACATTCTGCCACTGGTGGCCGTGGTTATCGGCCGCGTGGTCTTTGGCGAGGCGCTGAAACCCAGCCAATGGGTGGCTGTTGCACTGGCAACGGGCGCTGTGGTTTTGCTGACCGTCGGATTGCAGGCGCCACCGTGGATCGCGCTGACGCTGGCCATCAGTTTCGGCTTTTACGCGCTGATCAAAAAACGACTGGATGTGGGGCCTGTGGTCTCTGTCACTGCCGAAGTGTTGCTGATGTTGCCCATCGCGCTGATTGTGTTGTTGCAATCGGAACACACGGGCGGGTCTGCCTTTCACGCGGGGCCGTTGACGATGGGGGTGTTGCTGGTCTCGGGGCCGGTGACGGCGCTGCCGTTGATCCTGTTCAGCTATGCGGCGCGGCGGGTGCGCATGACGTCACTCGGGTTGGTGCAATACCTCAACCCCACATTGCAGTTTGCCTGTGCGGTGTTCGTGTTCTCGGAACCGTTTACAGGCTGGCACAAGATCGCATTTGGCCTGATCTGGATCGCGCTGGTGATCTATGCGGCAAGCATGTTCGCTCAGGACAGGGCGTCGCGCAGGGCAGCGGCGGCGGCGGCGGCGTCAGGCACCGGAATGATATAG
- a CDS encoding LysM peptidoglycan-binding domain-containing protein — translation MSKFSSFSGALAGVTAAAVVVVVAGVGLYFLKPAPVDAPVPVMQTTEGGGEVAQPAADAPEVAVPNDEAIPTPQTADTPTPPTIDEVRLEADGIFVVAGRAAPDSTVAVLLDGLENTTTQTSGQGAFAAVTLIEPSNQPQILTVIQRGVDGDVAGVEEIVLAPVVAPPAAATAQMADTAQPVEDTPAAETPEAVDMAGADTSETVTAADTKGAPETPTTPVDDAPVDTAAADAPEAAPEATAQAPAASEATPDTAQTADAPEPDATPQTAEAAAPKVSDQTAQAVAPDATATTGAPAQTTTVDTPSETPTSPASSGVAILKSDAQGVELVNNPSAQTKLNVAIDTIGYAEDGGVQLSGRATGRSGSVRVYLDNAAIVELPVDDRGRWRGELPAVDAGVYTMRVDEMNTAGDVVSRAETPFKREDPAALAAQSGPQDAPVKAVTVQTGNTLWAIARERYGEGVLYVRVFEANRDSIRDPDLIYPGQVFALPD, via the coding sequence ATGAGCAAGTTTTCATCATTTTCAGGAGCACTCGCAGGTGTCACGGCGGCAGCCGTTGTAGTTGTTGTCGCTGGCGTGGGTTTGTATTTTCTCAAACCTGCCCCCGTTGATGCGCCGGTGCCGGTGATGCAGACGACAGAAGGGGGGGGAGAAGTCGCCCAACCCGCCGCCGATGCGCCCGAAGTGGCGGTGCCCAACGACGAAGCGATCCCGACACCGCAAACCGCCGACACACCCACGCCACCCACGATTGACGAAGTGCGCCTTGAGGCTGACGGGATTTTTGTCGTGGCCGGTCGCGCAGCCCCTGACAGCACCGTTGCGGTGCTGCTGGACGGGTTGGAAAATACCACGACCCAGACCAGCGGGCAGGGTGCATTTGCCGCCGTGACCCTGATCGAACCCAGCAACCAGCCGCAGATATTGACCGTGATCCAGCGCGGCGTGGATGGTGATGTTGCGGGCGTGGAAGAGATTGTGTTGGCTCCGGTTGTCGCACCCCCTGCTGCGGCCACCGCGCAAATGGCCGATACTGCGCAACCGGTTGAGGACACGCCTGCCGCTGAGACGCCCGAGGCCGTGGACATGGCGGGCGCGGATACTTCCGAAACTGTGACCGCCGCGGACACCAAGGGCGCACCCGAAACCCCGACCACCCCTGTGGATGACGCCCCCGTCGACACGGCTGCAGCGGATGCGCCAGAAGCCGCCCCTGAAGCAACAGCGCAAGCGCCCGCTGCGTCCGAGGCAACACCAGACACGGCGCAAACCGCTGATGCGCCCGAACCCGATGCCACCCCGCAAACCGCTGAGGCGGCAGCCCCCAAGGTTTCAGACCAGACCGCACAGGCAGTTGCCCCCGACGCCACCGCCACGACAGGGGCACCCGCGCAGACCACAACTGTCGACACCCCGTCCGAGACACCAACATCCCCCGCGTCCTCCGGCGTCGCCATCCTGAAATCCGATGCGCAGGGGGTGGAACTGGTCAACAACCCGTCAGCCCAGACCAAACTGAACGTCGCCATCGACACCATCGGCTATGCCGAAGACGGCGGTGTGCAACTGTCCGGCCGTGCCACAGGGCGCAGCGGATCGGTGCGTGTCTATCTGGACAATGCGGCCATCGTCGAGCTGCCCGTCGATGACCGTGGCCGCTGGCGGGGCGAACTGCCTGCGGTCGATGCGGGCGTCTATACCATGCGCGTGGACGAGATGAACACAGCGGGTGACGTGGTCAGCCGCGCCGAAACCCCGTTCAAACGCGAAGACCCTGCCGCACTGGCCGCCCAATCGGGCCCGCAGGATGCACCGGTCAAGGCGGTGACGGTTCAGACCGGCAACACGCTTTGGGCCATCGCCCGCGAACGCTATGGCGAGGGCGTGCTTTACGTGCGCGTCTTCGAGGCGAACCGCGACAGCATCCGTGACCCCGATCTGATCTATCCCGGTCAGGTCTTTGCTCTGCCCGACTAA